A genomic window from Etheostoma spectabile isolate EspeVRDwgs_2016 chromosome 13, UIUC_Espe_1.0, whole genome shotgun sequence includes:
- the aifm1 gene encoding apoptosis-inducing factor 1, mitochondrial isoform X10, with protein sequence MLKCRTVWKKLAPLARASSTVCRQNVRRTGLTSSRIPACVPVAHMSTGPAGGGRENQLYILLVGAACVGGAIYTYRTVKGDSQRYQDRIEEISSRSYKRATAEPATPIQSEPSVILEPEPEAAPSLEPEAAPSLEPEAAPSLESEAAPSPEEPSPPAPDAEVAVPETTELPPGGPAPDSLKVPSHTPYLLIGGGTASFAAARSIRARDPGAKVLIVTDESDPPYMRPPLSKELWFSDDPSVTETLRFKQWNGKERSIYFQPPSFYINAEELNGAENGGVAVLTGKKVVHMDVRGNKIKLDDDTEISYDKCLIATGGVPRNLQVIERAGEEVMKKTTLFRKIEDFKSLDKVSRNVKSITIIGGGFLGSELACALGRRSTEYDLEVVQMFPEKGNMGKVLPEYLSNWTTEKVKSEGVKVISEALVKSVVCKDDKLEIKLKDGRLVKTDHIVAAVGLEPNVDLAKSAGLEVDSDFGGFRVNAELQARSNIWVAGDAACFYDIRLGRRRVEHHDHAVVSGRLAGENMTGANKPYWHQSMFWSDLGPDVGYEAIGIVDSSLPTVGVFAKATAKDTPKAATEKSGTGIRSESETEDTATSPVASLTLAPTVEQHQDEYGKGVIFYLRDKVVVGIILWNVFNRMPIARKIIKDGEEHADLNEVAKLFNIHDD encoded by the exons atgctgaaatgtagaaCTGTATGGAAAAAGCTTGCACCACTTGCTAGAGCTTCCTCAACTGTGTGCCGACAGAATGTGAGAAGAACAG GGTTAACCAGTAGCAGAATACCAGCATGTGTACCTGTGGCTCACATGTCCACCGGGCCTGCAGGGGGAGGCAGGGAAAACCAGCTGTACATCCTTCTGGTTGGAGCAGCCTGCGTTGGTGGTGCAATATAC ACATACCGAACTGTCAAGGGAGACAGCCAAAGATATCAGGACCGTATTGAGGAAATTTCATCCAGATCATATAAAAGAGCCACGGCAGAGCCAGCCACCCCCATCCAGTCAGAGCCTTCTG TCATCCTAGAGCCAGAACCTGAAGCAGCACCTTCACTAGAACCTGAAGCAGCACCTTCACTAGAACCTGAAGCAGCACCTTCACTAGAATCTGAAGCAGCACCTTCACCAGAAGAGCCAAGCCCCCCGGCCCCTGATGCTGAAGTAGCGGTTCCCGAAACAACTGAACTACCCCCAG GTGGCCCTGCACCTGACTCTCTCAAGGTCCCCTCGCACACCCCCTACCTCCTTATTGGTGGAGGTACTGCCTCGTTTGCTGCTGCCCGGTCTATTCGAGCCAGAGACCCCGGTGCCAAG GTATTGATTGTGACTGACGAGTCAGACCCTCCATACATGAGACCACCTCTCTCTAAGGAACTGTGGTTCTCTGATGACCCCAGTGTGACGGAAACACTGCGTTTCAAACAGTGGAATGGAAAGGAAAGGAG TATCTACTTCCAGCCACCATCATTCTACATTAATGCAGAAGAATTGAATGGTGCAGAAAATGGTGGCGTAGCAGTTCTCACCGGCAAAAAG GTGGTTCACATGGATGTGAgaggaaacaaaataaaactggacGATGATACCGAGATTTCATATGACAAGTGTTTGATTGCTACAG GTGGTGTGCCAAGAAATTTACAGGTCATTGAAAGAGCAGGAGAGGAGGTGATGAAGAAGACAACATTGTTCCGCAAG ATCGAGGACTTCAAATCGTTGGATAAGGTCTCCAGAAACGTCAAGTCCATCACAATCATTGGAGGCGGCTTCTTGGGCAGCGAGCTGGCCTGTGCACTCGGCAGGAGAT caaCTGAGTATGACCTGGAGGTGGTACAGATGTTCCCTGAGAAGGGCAACATGGGAAAAGTGTTGCCTGAGTATCTGAGCAACTGGACAACAGAAAAAGTCAAGAGTG AGGGTGTGAAAGTCATATCAGAAGCTTTGGTGAAATCTGTGGTCTGCAAAGATGATAAGTTAGAAATCAAACTGAAGGACGGCCGTTTG GTGAAAACCGACCACATTGTTGCAGCTGTTGGCCTGGAGCCCAATGTTGACCTTGCTAAATCAGCAGGTCTGGAGGTAGACTCTGACTTTGGTGGTTTTCGGGTCAATGCAGAGCTGCAAGCAAGATCCAATATTTGGGTG GCAGGAGATGCTGCCTGTTTCTATGACATCAGACTCGGCCGCAGACGAGTGGAGCACCACGATCACGCTGTTGTGAGTGGAAGACTAGCAGGAGAGAATATGACCGGAGCCAACAAACCCTACTGGCATCAGTCTATGTTCTG GAGTGACCTGGGTCCTGATGTAGGCTACGAGGCGATTGGGATTGTTGACAGCAGCCTACCAACAGTAGGAGTGTTTGCCAAAGCCACTGCCAAAGATACACCTAAAGCTGCTACCGAGAAGTCAG GAACTGGGATCCGCTCTGAAAGTGAAACGGAGGACACAGCTACTAGCCCAGTGGCCTCTTTAACGCTTGCTCCCACTGTGGAGCAGCACCAAGACGAGTATGGAAAAGGAGTCATCTtctacctgagagacaaagtgGTGGTGGGCATTATCCTGTGGAACGTGTTTAACAGGATGCCAATCGCAAGGAAG ATTATCAAGGATGGAGAGGAACATGCAGATCTGAATGAGGTGGCCAAACTGTTTAACATCCATGATGATTAA
- the aifm1 gene encoding apoptosis-inducing factor 1, mitochondrial isoform X7, with translation MLKCRTVWKKLAPLARASSTVCRQNVRRTGLTSSRIPACVPVAHMSTGPAGGGRENQLYILLVGAACVGGAIYTYRTVKGDSQRYQDRIEEISSRSYKRATAEPATPIQSEPSVILEPEPEAAPSLEPEAAPSLEPEAAPSLESEAAPSPEEPSPPAPDAEVAVPETTELPPAAEQTTTADEPVVEASPEESAEPAAVPVVEEEPSPPSEPSPFELTELPPAPVVESEPAAAESPAAEPTEPQPEVVAQSGGPAPDSLKVPSHTPYLLIGGGTASFAAARSIRARDPGAKVLIVTDESDPPYMRPPLSKELWFSDDPSVTETLRFKQWNGKERSIYFQPPSFYINAEELNGAENGGVAVLTGKKVVHMDVRGNKIKLDDDTEISYDKCLIATGGVPRNLQVIERAGEEVMKKTTLFRKIEDFKSLDKVSRNVKSITIIGGGFLGSELACALGRRSTEYDLEVVQMFPEKGNMGKVLPEYLSNWTTEKVKSEGVKVISEALVKSVVCKDDKLEIKLKDGRLVKTDHIVAAVGLEPNVDLAKSAGLEVDSDFGGFRVNAELQARSNIWVAGDAACFYDIRLGRRRVEHHDHAVVSGRLAGENMTGANKPYWHQSMFWSDLGPDVGYEAIGIVDSSLPTVGVFAKATAKDTPKAATEKSGTGIRSESETEDTATSPVASLTLAPTVEQHQDEYGKGVIFYLRDKVVVGIILWNVFNRMPIARKIIKDGEEHADLNEVAKLFNIHDD, from the exons atgctgaaatgtagaaCTGTATGGAAAAAGCTTGCACCACTTGCTAGAGCTTCCTCAACTGTGTGCCGACAGAATGTGAGAAGAACAG GGTTAACCAGTAGCAGAATACCAGCATGTGTACCTGTGGCTCACATGTCCACCGGGCCTGCAGGGGGAGGCAGGGAAAACCAGCTGTACATCCTTCTGGTTGGAGCAGCCTGCGTTGGTGGTGCAATATAC ACATACCGAACTGTCAAGGGAGACAGCCAAAGATATCAGGACCGTATTGAGGAAATTTCATCCAGATCATATAAAAGAGCCACGGCAGAGCCAGCCACCCCCATCCAGTCAGAGCCTTCTG TCATCCTAGAGCCAGAACCTGAAGCAGCACCTTCACTAGAACCTGAAGCAGCACCTTCACTAGAACCTGAAGCAGCACCTTCACTAGAATCTGAAGCAGCACCTTCACCAGAAGAGCCAAGCCCCCCGGCCCCTGATGCTGAAGTAGCGGTTCCCGAAACAACTGAACTACCCCCAG CAGcagaacaaacaacaacagcagatgAGCCAGTGGTAGAAGCATCTCCAGAAGAGTCAGCAGAACCAGCTGCTGTACCTGTAGTTGAGGAGG AACCATCACCCCCCTCTGAGCCGTCCCCATTTGAGCTTACAGAGCTGCCCCCTGCACCTGTTGTGGAGAGTG AacctgcagcagcagaaagccCCGCAGCAGAGCCAACCGAGCCTCAACCTGAAGTTGTGGCACAGAGTG GTGGCCCTGCACCTGACTCTCTCAAGGTCCCCTCGCACACCCCCTACCTCCTTATTGGTGGAGGTACTGCCTCGTTTGCTGCTGCCCGGTCTATTCGAGCCAGAGACCCCGGTGCCAAG GTATTGATTGTGACTGACGAGTCAGACCCTCCATACATGAGACCACCTCTCTCTAAGGAACTGTGGTTCTCTGATGACCCCAGTGTGACGGAAACACTGCGTTTCAAACAGTGGAATGGAAAGGAAAGGAG TATCTACTTCCAGCCACCATCATTCTACATTAATGCAGAAGAATTGAATGGTGCAGAAAATGGTGGCGTAGCAGTTCTCACCGGCAAAAAG GTGGTTCACATGGATGTGAgaggaaacaaaataaaactggacGATGATACCGAGATTTCATATGACAAGTGTTTGATTGCTACAG GTGGTGTGCCAAGAAATTTACAGGTCATTGAAAGAGCAGGAGAGGAGGTGATGAAGAAGACAACATTGTTCCGCAAG ATCGAGGACTTCAAATCGTTGGATAAGGTCTCCAGAAACGTCAAGTCCATCACAATCATTGGAGGCGGCTTCTTGGGCAGCGAGCTGGCCTGTGCACTCGGCAGGAGAT caaCTGAGTATGACCTGGAGGTGGTACAGATGTTCCCTGAGAAGGGCAACATGGGAAAAGTGTTGCCTGAGTATCTGAGCAACTGGACAACAGAAAAAGTCAAGAGTG AGGGTGTGAAAGTCATATCAGAAGCTTTGGTGAAATCTGTGGTCTGCAAAGATGATAAGTTAGAAATCAAACTGAAGGACGGCCGTTTG GTGAAAACCGACCACATTGTTGCAGCTGTTGGCCTGGAGCCCAATGTTGACCTTGCTAAATCAGCAGGTCTGGAGGTAGACTCTGACTTTGGTGGTTTTCGGGTCAATGCAGAGCTGCAAGCAAGATCCAATATTTGGGTG GCAGGAGATGCTGCCTGTTTCTATGACATCAGACTCGGCCGCAGACGAGTGGAGCACCACGATCACGCTGTTGTGAGTGGAAGACTAGCAGGAGAGAATATGACCGGAGCCAACAAACCCTACTGGCATCAGTCTATGTTCTG GAGTGACCTGGGTCCTGATGTAGGCTACGAGGCGATTGGGATTGTTGACAGCAGCCTACCAACAGTAGGAGTGTTTGCCAAAGCCACTGCCAAAGATACACCTAAAGCTGCTACCGAGAAGTCAG GAACTGGGATCCGCTCTGAAAGTGAAACGGAGGACACAGCTACTAGCCCAGTGGCCTCTTTAACGCTTGCTCCCACTGTGGAGCAGCACCAAGACGAGTATGGAAAAGGAGTCATCTtctacctgagagacaaagtgGTGGTGGGCATTATCCTGTGGAACGTGTTTAACAGGATGCCAATCGCAAGGAAG ATTATCAAGGATGGAGAGGAACATGCAGATCTGAATGAGGTGGCCAAACTGTTTAACATCCATGATGATTAA
- the aifm1 gene encoding apoptosis-inducing factor 1, mitochondrial isoform X8 — translation MLKCRTVWKKLAPLARASSTVCRQNVRRTGLTSSRIPACVPVAHMSTGPAGGGRENQLYILLVGAACVGGAIYTYRTVKGDSQRYQDRIEEISSRSYKRATAEPATPIQSEPSVILEPEPEAAPSLEPEAAPSLEPEAAPSLESEAAPSPEEPSPPAPDAEVAVPETTELPPAEQTTTADEPVVEASPEESAEPAAVPVVEEEPSPPSEPSPFELTELPPAPVVESEPAAAESPAAEPTEPQPEVVAQSGGPAPDSLKVPSHTPYLLIGGGTASFAAARSIRARDPGAKVLIVTDESDPPYMRPPLSKELWFSDDPSVTETLRFKQWNGKERSIYFQPPSFYINAEELNGAENGGVAVLTGKKVVHMDVRGNKIKLDDDTEISYDKCLIATGGVPRNLQVIERAGEEVMKKTTLFRKIEDFKSLDKVSRNVKSITIIGGGFLGSELACALGRRSTEYDLEVVQMFPEKGNMGKVLPEYLSNWTTEKVKSEGVKVISEALVKSVVCKDDKLEIKLKDGRLVKTDHIVAAVGLEPNVDLAKSAGLEVDSDFGGFRVNAELQARSNIWVAGDAACFYDIRLGRRRVEHHDHAVVSGRLAGENMTGANKPYWHQSMFWSDLGPDVGYEAIGIVDSSLPTVGVFAKATAKDTPKAATEKSGTGIRSESETEDTATSPVASLTLAPTVEQHQDEYGKGVIFYLRDKVVVGIILWNVFNRMPIARKIIKDGEEHADLNEVAKLFNIHDD, via the exons atgctgaaatgtagaaCTGTATGGAAAAAGCTTGCACCACTTGCTAGAGCTTCCTCAACTGTGTGCCGACAGAATGTGAGAAGAACAG GGTTAACCAGTAGCAGAATACCAGCATGTGTACCTGTGGCTCACATGTCCACCGGGCCTGCAGGGGGAGGCAGGGAAAACCAGCTGTACATCCTTCTGGTTGGAGCAGCCTGCGTTGGTGGTGCAATATAC ACATACCGAACTGTCAAGGGAGACAGCCAAAGATATCAGGACCGTATTGAGGAAATTTCATCCAGATCATATAAAAGAGCCACGGCAGAGCCAGCCACCCCCATCCAGTCAGAGCCTTCTG TCATCCTAGAGCCAGAACCTGAAGCAGCACCTTCACTAGAACCTGAAGCAGCACCTTCACTAGAACCTGAAGCAGCACCTTCACTAGAATCTGAAGCAGCACCTTCACCAGAAGAGCCAAGCCCCCCGGCCCCTGATGCTGAAGTAGCGGTTCCCGAAACAACTGAACTACCCCCAG cagaacaaacaacaacagcagatgAGCCAGTGGTAGAAGCATCTCCAGAAGAGTCAGCAGAACCAGCTGCTGTACCTGTAGTTGAGGAGG AACCATCACCCCCCTCTGAGCCGTCCCCATTTGAGCTTACAGAGCTGCCCCCTGCACCTGTTGTGGAGAGTG AacctgcagcagcagaaagccCCGCAGCAGAGCCAACCGAGCCTCAACCTGAAGTTGTGGCACAGAGTG GTGGCCCTGCACCTGACTCTCTCAAGGTCCCCTCGCACACCCCCTACCTCCTTATTGGTGGAGGTACTGCCTCGTTTGCTGCTGCCCGGTCTATTCGAGCCAGAGACCCCGGTGCCAAG GTATTGATTGTGACTGACGAGTCAGACCCTCCATACATGAGACCACCTCTCTCTAAGGAACTGTGGTTCTCTGATGACCCCAGTGTGACGGAAACACTGCGTTTCAAACAGTGGAATGGAAAGGAAAGGAG TATCTACTTCCAGCCACCATCATTCTACATTAATGCAGAAGAATTGAATGGTGCAGAAAATGGTGGCGTAGCAGTTCTCACCGGCAAAAAG GTGGTTCACATGGATGTGAgaggaaacaaaataaaactggacGATGATACCGAGATTTCATATGACAAGTGTTTGATTGCTACAG GTGGTGTGCCAAGAAATTTACAGGTCATTGAAAGAGCAGGAGAGGAGGTGATGAAGAAGACAACATTGTTCCGCAAG ATCGAGGACTTCAAATCGTTGGATAAGGTCTCCAGAAACGTCAAGTCCATCACAATCATTGGAGGCGGCTTCTTGGGCAGCGAGCTGGCCTGTGCACTCGGCAGGAGAT caaCTGAGTATGACCTGGAGGTGGTACAGATGTTCCCTGAGAAGGGCAACATGGGAAAAGTGTTGCCTGAGTATCTGAGCAACTGGACAACAGAAAAAGTCAAGAGTG AGGGTGTGAAAGTCATATCAGAAGCTTTGGTGAAATCTGTGGTCTGCAAAGATGATAAGTTAGAAATCAAACTGAAGGACGGCCGTTTG GTGAAAACCGACCACATTGTTGCAGCTGTTGGCCTGGAGCCCAATGTTGACCTTGCTAAATCAGCAGGTCTGGAGGTAGACTCTGACTTTGGTGGTTTTCGGGTCAATGCAGAGCTGCAAGCAAGATCCAATATTTGGGTG GCAGGAGATGCTGCCTGTTTCTATGACATCAGACTCGGCCGCAGACGAGTGGAGCACCACGATCACGCTGTTGTGAGTGGAAGACTAGCAGGAGAGAATATGACCGGAGCCAACAAACCCTACTGGCATCAGTCTATGTTCTG GAGTGACCTGGGTCCTGATGTAGGCTACGAGGCGATTGGGATTGTTGACAGCAGCCTACCAACAGTAGGAGTGTTTGCCAAAGCCACTGCCAAAGATACACCTAAAGCTGCTACCGAGAAGTCAG GAACTGGGATCCGCTCTGAAAGTGAAACGGAGGACACAGCTACTAGCCCAGTGGCCTCTTTAACGCTTGCTCCCACTGTGGAGCAGCACCAAGACGAGTATGGAAAAGGAGTCATCTtctacctgagagacaaagtgGTGGTGGGCATTATCCTGTGGAACGTGTTTAACAGGATGCCAATCGCAAGGAAG ATTATCAAGGATGGAGAGGAACATGCAGATCTGAATGAGGTGGCCAAACTGTTTAACATCCATGATGATTAA
- the aifm1 gene encoding apoptosis-inducing factor 1, mitochondrial isoform X5, which translates to MLKCRTVWKKLAPLARASSTVCRQNVRRTGLTSSRIPACVPVAHMSTGPAGGGRENQLYILLVGAACVGGAIYTYRTVKGDSQRYQDRIEEISSRSYKRATAEPATPIQSEPSAVDATETEVILEPEPEAAPSLEPEAAPSLEPEAAPSLESEAAPSPEEPSPPAPDAEVAVPETTELPPADEPVVEASPEESAEPAAVPVVEEEPSPPSEPSPFELTELPPAPVVESEPAAAESPAAEPTEPQPEVVAQSGGPAPDSLKVPSHTPYLLIGGGTASFAAARSIRARDPGAKVLIVTDESDPPYMRPPLSKELWFSDDPSVTETLRFKQWNGKERSIYFQPPSFYINAEELNGAENGGVAVLTGKKVVHMDVRGNKIKLDDDTEISYDKCLIATGGVPRNLQVIERAGEEVMKKTTLFRKIEDFKSLDKVSRNVKSITIIGGGFLGSELACALGRRSTEYDLEVVQMFPEKGNMGKVLPEYLSNWTTEKVKSEGVKVISEALVKSVVCKDDKLEIKLKDGRLVKTDHIVAAVGLEPNVDLAKSAGLEVDSDFGGFRVNAELQARSNIWVAGDAACFYDIRLGRRRVEHHDHAVVSGRLAGENMTGANKPYWHQSMFWSDLGPDVGYEAIGIVDSSLPTVGVFAKATAKDTPKAATEKSGTGIRSESETEDTATSPVASLTLAPTVEQHQDEYGKGVIFYLRDKVVVGIILWNVFNRMPIARKIIKDGEEHADLNEVAKLFNIHDD; encoded by the exons atgctgaaatgtagaaCTGTATGGAAAAAGCTTGCACCACTTGCTAGAGCTTCCTCAACTGTGTGCCGACAGAATGTGAGAAGAACAG GGTTAACCAGTAGCAGAATACCAGCATGTGTACCTGTGGCTCACATGTCCACCGGGCCTGCAGGGGGAGGCAGGGAAAACCAGCTGTACATCCTTCTGGTTGGAGCAGCCTGCGTTGGTGGTGCAATATAC ACATACCGAACTGTCAAGGGAGACAGCCAAAGATATCAGGACCGTATTGAGGAAATTTCATCCAGATCATATAAAAGAGCCACGGCAGAGCCAGCCACCCCCATCCAGTCAGAGCCTTCTG ctgtggatGCCACTGAAACAGAGG TCATCCTAGAGCCAGAACCTGAAGCAGCACCTTCACTAGAACCTGAAGCAGCACCTTCACTAGAACCTGAAGCAGCACCTTCACTAGAATCTGAAGCAGCACCTTCACCAGAAGAGCCAAGCCCCCCGGCCCCTGATGCTGAAGTAGCGGTTCCCGAAACAACTGAACTACCCCCAG CAGATGAGCCAGTGGTAGAAGCATCCCCAGAAGAGTCAGCAGAACCGGCTGCTGTACCTGTAGTTGAGGAGG AACCATCACCCCCCTCTGAGCCGTCCCCATTTGAGCTTACAGAGCTGCCCCCTGCACCTGTTGTGGAGAGTG AacctgcagcagcagaaagccCCGCAGCAGAGCCAACCGAGCCTCAACCTGAAGTTGTGGCACAGAGTG GTGGCCCTGCACCTGACTCTCTCAAGGTCCCCTCGCACACCCCCTACCTCCTTATTGGTGGAGGTACTGCCTCGTTTGCTGCTGCCCGGTCTATTCGAGCCAGAGACCCCGGTGCCAAG GTATTGATTGTGACTGACGAGTCAGACCCTCCATACATGAGACCACCTCTCTCTAAGGAACTGTGGTTCTCTGATGACCCCAGTGTGACGGAAACACTGCGTTTCAAACAGTGGAATGGAAAGGAAAGGAG TATCTACTTCCAGCCACCATCATTCTACATTAATGCAGAAGAATTGAATGGTGCAGAAAATGGTGGCGTAGCAGTTCTCACCGGCAAAAAG GTGGTTCACATGGATGTGAgaggaaacaaaataaaactggacGATGATACCGAGATTTCATATGACAAGTGTTTGATTGCTACAG GTGGTGTGCCAAGAAATTTACAGGTCATTGAAAGAGCAGGAGAGGAGGTGATGAAGAAGACAACATTGTTCCGCAAG ATCGAGGACTTCAAATCGTTGGATAAGGTCTCCAGAAACGTCAAGTCCATCACAATCATTGGAGGCGGCTTCTTGGGCAGCGAGCTGGCCTGTGCACTCGGCAGGAGAT caaCTGAGTATGACCTGGAGGTGGTACAGATGTTCCCTGAGAAGGGCAACATGGGAAAAGTGTTGCCTGAGTATCTGAGCAACTGGACAACAGAAAAAGTCAAGAGTG AGGGTGTGAAAGTCATATCAGAAGCTTTGGTGAAATCTGTGGTCTGCAAAGATGATAAGTTAGAAATCAAACTGAAGGACGGCCGTTTG GTGAAAACCGACCACATTGTTGCAGCTGTTGGCCTGGAGCCCAATGTTGACCTTGCTAAATCAGCAGGTCTGGAGGTAGACTCTGACTTTGGTGGTTTTCGGGTCAATGCAGAGCTGCAAGCAAGATCCAATATTTGGGTG GCAGGAGATGCTGCCTGTTTCTATGACATCAGACTCGGCCGCAGACGAGTGGAGCACCACGATCACGCTGTTGTGAGTGGAAGACTAGCAGGAGAGAATATGACCGGAGCCAACAAACCCTACTGGCATCAGTCTATGTTCTG GAGTGACCTGGGTCCTGATGTAGGCTACGAGGCGATTGGGATTGTTGACAGCAGCCTACCAACAGTAGGAGTGTTTGCCAAAGCCACTGCCAAAGATACACCTAAAGCTGCTACCGAGAAGTCAG GAACTGGGATCCGCTCTGAAAGTGAAACGGAGGACACAGCTACTAGCCCAGTGGCCTCTTTAACGCTTGCTCCCACTGTGGAGCAGCACCAAGACGAGTATGGAAAAGGAGTCATCTtctacctgagagacaaagtgGTGGTGGGCATTATCCTGTGGAACGTGTTTAACAGGATGCCAATCGCAAGGAAG ATTATCAAGGATGGAGAGGAACATGCAGATCTGAATGAGGTGGCCAAACTGTTTAACATCCATGATGATTAA
- the aifm1 gene encoding apoptosis-inducing factor 1, mitochondrial isoform X9, translated as MLKCRTVWKKLAPLARASSTVCRQNVRRTGLTSSRIPACVPVAHMSTGPAGGGRENQLYILLVGAACVGGAIYTYRTVKGDSQRYQDRIEEISSRSYKRATAEPATPIQSEPSAVDATETEVILEPEPEAAPSLEPEAAPSLEPEAAPSLESEAAPSPEEPSPPAPDAEVAVPETTELPPGGPAPDSLKVPSHTPYLLIGGGTASFAAARSIRARDPGAKVLIVTDESDPPYMRPPLSKELWFSDDPSVTETLRFKQWNGKERSIYFQPPSFYINAEELNGAENGGVAVLTGKKVVHMDVRGNKIKLDDDTEISYDKCLIATGGVPRNLQVIERAGEEVMKKTTLFRKIEDFKSLDKVSRNVKSITIIGGGFLGSELACALGRRSTEYDLEVVQMFPEKGNMGKVLPEYLSNWTTEKVKSEGVKVISEALVKSVVCKDDKLEIKLKDGRLVKTDHIVAAVGLEPNVDLAKSAGLEVDSDFGGFRVNAELQARSNIWVAGDAACFYDIRLGRRRVEHHDHAVVSGRLAGENMTGANKPYWHQSMFWSDLGPDVGYEAIGIVDSSLPTVGVFAKATAKDTPKAATEKSGTGIRSESETEDTATSPVASLTLAPTVEQHQDEYGKGVIFYLRDKVVVGIILWNVFNRMPIARKIIKDGEEHADLNEVAKLFNIHDD; from the exons atgctgaaatgtagaaCTGTATGGAAAAAGCTTGCACCACTTGCTAGAGCTTCCTCAACTGTGTGCCGACAGAATGTGAGAAGAACAG GGTTAACCAGTAGCAGAATACCAGCATGTGTACCTGTGGCTCACATGTCCACCGGGCCTGCAGGGGGAGGCAGGGAAAACCAGCTGTACATCCTTCTGGTTGGAGCAGCCTGCGTTGGTGGTGCAATATAC ACATACCGAACTGTCAAGGGAGACAGCCAAAGATATCAGGACCGTATTGAGGAAATTTCATCCAGATCATATAAAAGAGCCACGGCAGAGCCAGCCACCCCCATCCAGTCAGAGCCTTCTG ctgtggatGCCACTGAAACAGAGG TCATCCTAGAGCCAGAACCTGAAGCAGCACCTTCACTAGAACCTGAAGCAGCACCTTCACTAGAACCTGAAGCAGCACCTTCACTAGAATCTGAAGCAGCACCTTCACCAGAAGAGCCAAGCCCCCCGGCCCCTGATGCTGAAGTAGCGGTTCCCGAAACAACTGAACTACCCCCAG GTGGCCCTGCACCTGACTCTCTCAAGGTCCCCTCGCACACCCCCTACCTCCTTATTGGTGGAGGTACTGCCTCGTTTGCTGCTGCCCGGTCTATTCGAGCCAGAGACCCCGGTGCCAAG GTATTGATTGTGACTGACGAGTCAGACCCTCCATACATGAGACCACCTCTCTCTAAGGAACTGTGGTTCTCTGATGACCCCAGTGTGACGGAAACACTGCGTTTCAAACAGTGGAATGGAAAGGAAAGGAG TATCTACTTCCAGCCACCATCATTCTACATTAATGCAGAAGAATTGAATGGTGCAGAAAATGGTGGCGTAGCAGTTCTCACCGGCAAAAAG GTGGTTCACATGGATGTGAgaggaaacaaaataaaactggacGATGATACCGAGATTTCATATGACAAGTGTTTGATTGCTACAG GTGGTGTGCCAAGAAATTTACAGGTCATTGAAAGAGCAGGAGAGGAGGTGATGAAGAAGACAACATTGTTCCGCAAG ATCGAGGACTTCAAATCGTTGGATAAGGTCTCCAGAAACGTCAAGTCCATCACAATCATTGGAGGCGGCTTCTTGGGCAGCGAGCTGGCCTGTGCACTCGGCAGGAGAT caaCTGAGTATGACCTGGAGGTGGTACAGATGTTCCCTGAGAAGGGCAACATGGGAAAAGTGTTGCCTGAGTATCTGAGCAACTGGACAACAGAAAAAGTCAAGAGTG AGGGTGTGAAAGTCATATCAGAAGCTTTGGTGAAATCTGTGGTCTGCAAAGATGATAAGTTAGAAATCAAACTGAAGGACGGCCGTTTG GTGAAAACCGACCACATTGTTGCAGCTGTTGGCCTGGAGCCCAATGTTGACCTTGCTAAATCAGCAGGTCTGGAGGTAGACTCTGACTTTGGTGGTTTTCGGGTCAATGCAGAGCTGCAAGCAAGATCCAATATTTGGGTG GCAGGAGATGCTGCCTGTTTCTATGACATCAGACTCGGCCGCAGACGAGTGGAGCACCACGATCACGCTGTTGTGAGTGGAAGACTAGCAGGAGAGAATATGACCGGAGCCAACAAACCCTACTGGCATCAGTCTATGTTCTG GAGTGACCTGGGTCCTGATGTAGGCTACGAGGCGATTGGGATTGTTGACAGCAGCCTACCAACAGTAGGAGTGTTTGCCAAAGCCACTGCCAAAGATACACCTAAAGCTGCTACCGAGAAGTCAG GAACTGGGATCCGCTCTGAAAGTGAAACGGAGGACACAGCTACTAGCCCAGTGGCCTCTTTAACGCTTGCTCCCACTGTGGAGCAGCACCAAGACGAGTATGGAAAAGGAGTCATCTtctacctgagagacaaagtgGTGGTGGGCATTATCCTGTGGAACGTGTTTAACAGGATGCCAATCGCAAGGAAG ATTATCAAGGATGGAGAGGAACATGCAGATCTGAATGAGGTGGCCAAACTGTTTAACATCCATGATGATTAA